In Nicotiana tabacum cultivar K326 chromosome 17, ASM71507v2, whole genome shotgun sequence, one DNA window encodes the following:
- the LOC107790458 gene encoding uncharacterized protein LOC107790458, with product MAIELCSSDESSIMSPARISFDISQTDYVPVEQHIRSTSSSSSIDFDFCVFRESFDLESSSADELFFDGKILPIEIKRRISSAPLKKIEQRPIPPPPLPPCKNSSNTNTSNILDNGKISSNLKNENSIENKTGGVLESIDEKQSSKSFWRFKRSSSLNCGNGYARTLCPLPLLSRSNSTGSTPSVKRNSSSSKDNLSHKQHSQRHFSKSVSSNNCQKPPLKKVPYNNGVKFSPVLNVPSASLFGLSSFFSSGKEKNKKK from the coding sequence ATGGCAATTGAGCTGTGTTCATCTGATGAGTCATCTATAATGAGTCCAGCTCGGATCTCCTTCGATATTTCACAAACAGACTATGTTCCTGTTGAGCAACACATTAGATCAACTTCATCTTCCTCTagtattgattttgatttttgcGTTTTTCGCGAAAGCTTTGATCTTGAATCTTCGTCAGCTGAtgagcttttctttgatggaaagATTTTACCAATTGAAATTAAGAGAAGAATTTCGTCTGCTCCACTTAAAAAAATAGAGCAACGTCCAATACCACCCCCTCCTCTGCCTCCATGCAAGAATAGTAGTAACACTAACACTAGCAATATTCTTGATAATGGCAAAATTAGCTCGaatttgaagaatgaaaattCAATCGAAAATAAAACAGGAGGGGTTCTTGAATCAATAGATGAAAAGCAGAGTTCAAAGTCATTTTGGAGATTCAAGAGAAGTAGTAGCTTAAATTGTGGGAATGGTTATGCAAGAACTTTATGTCCATTGCCACTTTTATCAAGAAGCAATTCAACTGGTTCAACTCCAAGTGTGAAGCGTAATTCGTCATCATCAAAGGATAATTTAAGTCACAAGCAGCATTCTCAGAGACACTTTTCAAAATCAGTGTCATCTAATAATTGTCAAAAGCCTCCATTGAAGAAAGTTCCATACAACAATGGAGTTAAATTCAGCCCAGTACTAAATGTCCCTTCGGCAAGTTTGTTTGGTTTAAGTTCTTTCTTTTCAAGTGGCAAGGAAAAGAACAAGAAGAAGTGA